The genome window TGGCCCGTGCCATTCAGGAAATGGTCGGCATGGAGGTCGGCTGCGTGAACATCCACATCGAAGACATTGATTACGAGGACAACGAGGCATGACCTTATGAAACCCCGCACCAGAGCGCGCTCCATTGCTCTGCAAGTATTGTACGAAACGGATATTGCCAACCATCTTCCAGGCGATGTGTTGAAGACCCGCCTGGAGGATACCTTGCTGGCCGATGACCTCGCTGAATTTGCAGGAAAGATCGTCTTTGGCGTGCTCCCCCTTACAAAGGACCTCGATCAACTCATAGCAAAATATGCGCCCGAATGGCCCCTCGATCAGATCGCCGCAATAGACCGCAATATTCTGCGGATTGCGTTTTGGGAGTTTGCCGTCTCACGCGAAACACCGGTCAAGGTTGCCATCAACGAAGCCGTGGAGCTGGCAAAACTTTTTGGCTCGGATTCCGCGCCGCGGTTTGTCAACGGAGTGCTCGGAACCCTCGCAGAACACGAGAACGAGATCCACCAGATCATAAAGAATAGAATTGCACAGGAAGCAAAACTGGAATCATAATTCATGGAAATCCTTGGCATTGGCATTAACGAACTTATTTTCATCATCATCATCGCGCTGCTCTTGCTCGGCCCCAAAGACATGCAGAAGGCGGGCATGACCCTTGGCAAGTGGCTTCGGGGTATTATCACATCCGACGGATGGAAGGTATTCCAGCAGACGTCCCGTGAATTACGGACATTGCCGAACAAGTTGATGCGCGAGGCGAACGAAGAATTGAACCAGATCGGGAGCGGCTTGAAGGACACCGCCAACCTGCCCAGGCATGATTTCGACACTGTCGGCAAGGGGCGGACGGCCAACCCGCCGGTTCAGGACGGCAGCCCGCAGAGGGTCAATACGCCAACCCTGCCCCCACGCTCCCAGCCTTCCCCCGGCGACTCCGCAGCGGCAGGGTCCAAAAATAAAAACACATCGTCCGGCACAGAAGAAAACGAATCTGAAAGCAGCCGGCAAAAAGATGCGTAACTTTTTTTCAGCCTTGCGGCGGGGAATTATTTCCGTTTTCCGTTTTCTTTTCAAGGTGATTACATTTCCATTCCGCCTGGTCTTCAATGTACTTGCCTTCCCATTTCGGAAAATATATCAATTCCACAAATTCCTACATACCGAGCCGGAAGAACGCCCCATCGCAGATGTATTTGCCGACCTTGTGACGAAAGCAGACACACGCCAGCTGTTGTGGGACCAGGTGGAGGCCCTGCGCGGGCATCTCCTGCGTTCGGTCATTGTGCTGGCGGGTGTCGTGATCGCCGCCTTCTGGGTGGCACAGGACATCATGGAATACCTCTCCGCGCCGATCGGAGGCTTGGAAAATTTGCAGGCCATTCAGGTGACAGAGGAGATCGGCGTTTTTATGCGCGTCTCAATGTCCGTCGGGATTGCCGTGGCATTTCCCTACATTGCCTTTGAAATCTGGCTGTTTGCCGCGCCGGGCTTGAAACCGCGTGAAAAGAAGATGGGGCTGGCGGGCATACCCTTTGCCAGCCTGCTCTTCCTGACCGGCATGGCGTTTACCTTTTTTGTCCTGCTTCCCGCCGCGCTTCCTTTTCTTGGAGGCTTCACGAAAATCTCGGAGTTTTGGGCGGCACGTGAATATTTCAGCTTTGTAACAGGCTTGATGTTTTGGATCGGCATCTTCTTTGAATTTCCGCTTGTGATATACGTGTTGTCGTTCATGGGATTGGTAAAGCCCGCCGTGCTGGCTCAACAATGGAGGCTGGCTATCGTAATTATTTCCATTATTGCCGCCGCCATCACCCCAACGATCGACCCGATCAACATGGGGCTGGTGATGATTCCCATGATTTTGTTATACTTTATCAGCATCGGCCTGGGTTATATCGCCCAAGCCGGGCGAAAACAGAGGGATGCCGAGGCGCAGGCCGATGCCGCCAACGAGGGAACAGGCTAGGGTGCCGTGCGAATCGGTGTTCAGATTCGAGGAGAAGGAATGAAGAGGCAGTCATCATCATCCCGCTTGATTACAGCGGCGTTCGTGCTTGTCCTTGCCGGGCAGGCTTGTACGCTTTCATTGTTTCCAAACCCGCTCGAGGCAGGCAACCCCATGCAAACAACAGAAGAGGCGCCTCCGGAAGCCACGCCACAGCCTGTGGCGCAGACCATGTTCATTGTGACACTGCCCGAGCCTCTGCAGGCAAACGAGACACTGGCCATCGCGGTCATGGATGAAGTGACCGGGCTTTCCCTGAACGCCACGCAATTCCCAATGAGCGCGCGCGATACACTGACATACACTGCCACGCTCCCGCTGCCCTTTAACTCCGTGGTCAAGTACCGCTATATTCGGCGTGGTACAACCCAGGTGGTCGAGGATACCAGTCTCGATACGGCCATCCGCTATCGGATGCATTTTGTGGCGGGACCGGGTGAGGTGCAGGATATTGTGGCGGACTGGAGCGACAGGTCCCACACCCGCCCGGCTGGGACGATCCTTGGGCAGGTATTCAATGCCGACACAGGCGCCCCCCTGCCGAATATTCTGGTTACTGCCGGGGGACTCCAGCATATTACCGATTCGCTCGGACGTTTTGAACTGGGCGGCCTGCCGAGCGGCACGCAAAACCTGCTGGCGTACAGCATGGATGGAATGTATGCCCCCTTCCAACAAGGCGCAACCGTGGCGGAGGGCCGGACAACCATCGTTGACCTGCGAGTCAAGCCGTCAAAGCTTGTCAGCGTAACCTTCATTGTTTCGGTTCCGGCATCCACAGTCCCGGGCGTGCCGGTGCGTATCGCCGGCAACATCCTGCAGCTCGGCAACACCTTTGCAGACCTGCTTGGCGGGGTCAGTACCAATACCGACCGAATGCCGATCATGAATCTGCAGGCGGATGGGCGATACCTCATCACGCTTGGCCTGCCGGCCGGCGCATATATTCAATACAAATACACCTTGGGGGATGGGTTTTGGAATGCCGAACACAAGGCGGACGGTCAATGGAAGATACGCGAACTCATCGTCCCGGACCAGGATATTACGATTCAAGATACGATCGTCTCCTGGTCCGCCGGCGAGTCCGCACCGATTCTTTTTGAAGTGAGCGTGCCGTCCGTCACACCGCCCGGCGACCTTATCTACATCCAGTTCAACACCTTTGGCTGGATGGAACCCATTCCGATGTGGCCGCTCGGCAACAACCGCTGGGCATATAAACTTTACGGACCGCTTAATTTCCTGGGCTCTTTTTCATACCGTTATTGCCGCAACGGGCAGTGTGGAAGCGCCGACGACGGTCAAACCGCCGGCTCATCCCCGAACGGACGGCAGATTTCCACCAGCGTGCTCGGACAGGATATCCGCGATACCATAGGCGTATGGAAATGGTATGAAAATCCGGAACCGGTCACGCTGGTCGGGGCAGTCATTACGCCGCGCACAAGCAGTTTCGTGGCAGGCGTCGAATACCAGCCCGGCTACCGTCCAAACTGGTCTTATTATGCACCGCAGGCATTTGCGAACACACAAGCCATTGGATCCAACATGGCAGTCCTGACCCCCGGCTGGACCTACACGAACGTCTCGCCCCTGCGATTTGAAACTGTGCCCGGTCAAGACCCGCTCTGGATCGATACGGCCATCATGGTCTCACAAGCCCGCGCCCTGGGACTGAACGTCGCGCTCTTCCCGACCCCCAATTTCCAGACCTCATCAGATGGTTCAATCCCGCCCGCTACCACGTTTTGGCTGAGTGCCCCGCGGGACGCACAGTGGTGGCAGGCGTGGTTTACCCGCTACCGGGCCTTCGCTGTCAACTATGCCGACCTTGCCGCGCAAACAGGCGCGCAATCCATCCTCCTCGGCGGCGATTGGATCACGCCCGCCCTGCCCGGCGGGAGGCTTCCAGACGGGAATCCGTCCAATACACCAGCCGATGTGGAAGCGCAGTGGAGAGCCATCATTGCGGACGTGCGCGCCCATTTCAAGGGACAGGTATTCTGGGCAATGCCTTTCACCCAATCCAGCCTCGAGACACCGTTGAACTTCCTCCAGGATGTGGATGGAATTTATCTGTTATGGTCAGCTCCGCTGTCCACCAGCCAGGGCGCCACAAAAACAGACTACGCAAACGAAGCCGGGCGCCTGCTGGACAATGAAATTGCGCCGCTTGTATCCCTGTTGAACAAGCCGCTCATTCTTGCGGTGGCATATCCCTCCGCCGAGGGCGCGGCCGGCGGATGCATCGCAAATGGCGCAGGCGGTTGTTTCGACCTGGCCGCCTTATCCAGACCCAATGCAGATATCAGTTCGGTGAGTTTGAACCTGCAAACCCAGGCGGATATTTACGAAGCCCTGCTCAGCGCAGTCAATGCGCGTCAGTGGATTTCCGGCTTCATCAGCCGCGGCTACTACATGCCGGTGGCATTGCAGGACAAATCCACATCCACCCATAGCAAACCTGCCGCAGACATCCTGTGGTATTGGTATCCAAGACTGCTGGGCAGGATCCAATAATACCTGCAGTAAATCAATCAAAGATCCGTGGAGCAACAGGGGATATTCCCCGCGGCTTCCGCGGATCAATTATTTTCACGCCGGAGGAAATATGAAAAAAGCAGGCAGGTTAATCGTACGGATTCTGGTTGGGGGACTGATTCTTATTCTCATCGCCGCTGCGGGAGGAGCGTATTATTTCAAGAGCCACCTGCCAAACAAGGTGGCAGGGCAGTCCTTTCCGCAAATTGACGGCGAGGTCAAACTGGACGGACTGGACGGACCCGTGGACATCTACCGCGACCAAATGGGCATCCCGCACATCCATGCTTCCACTTCGCATGATTTGTTCTTTGCACAGGGATATGTCCATGCCCAGGAGCGTTTCTGGCAAATGGATACCTGGCGGCACATCGGGTCAGGCGAGCTCTCCAAAATGTTCGGCAGCGGGCAGGTGGAAACCGATTCCTTCCTGCGCACGCTTGGCTGGAGGCAAATCGCCGAGGCGGAATGGGAGGGACTCAGCCCGCAATCGAGAGCCATCCTGCAAGCCTATGCAGACGGCGTAAATGCCTATCTTAAAGATCATAAAGGCACTGCGTTAAGTCTCGAGTATGCCATCCTCGGCCTGCTCAGCCCGGACTACGAACTCGAAGCCTGGACTCCCATCCACTCACTGACCTGGGGCAAGGCCATGGCGTGGGACCTGCGCGGCAACATGGGCGCCGAGATCGAACGCGCCGTATTGCTCAACACGTTAACACCCGAGCAAGTGGCGCAGCTTTATCCCTCGTATCCCGATGACCATCCCGTGATCGTCAACACGCTTGTGGACGTACAGTCAACGAACGTTCAACAAGACGGCCAATCTCCAAACTTTGACTACACATCCCTGCCGCTGGAGGCTCTTGCCTATAACGCCTCCCTGCTGGACCCTGTGCTGGGCGCCTGGAGCGATGGAATTGGTTCCAACTCCTGGGCAGTCTCCGGCACCTTTACCGACACCGGCATGCCCTACCTTGCCAACGATCCGCACCTTGGCATCCAAATGCCGTCCATCTGGTACCAGATCGGCTTGCATTGTATGGAGAAAACAGCGGCATGCCCATTCGAAGTGACAGGCTTTTCCTTCGCCGGTGTGCCCGGCCTCATTATCGGTCACAACGACAGGATCGCCTGGGGATTCACGAACACAGGTCCGGATGTCATGGATCTCTTTATCGAAAAGGTGAACCCTGAGAACCCGGACCAGTACGAGGCAAACGGCCAATGGGTGGACTTTGAAATTCGGGAGGAAACCATTCAGGTCGTGGGCGGTGAAGCGGTCACGACCACCGTCCGCAGCACCCGTCACGGGCCGGTCATCTCGGATGCCTATGGCCCGCTCAAGGATCAGGGCAGCCCAAAGGATGAGGAGTTTGAGGCCTTCAGGGACCGCGCAGGTGTTGACCTGCCGGAAAATTATGTCATCGCGCTGGCGTGGACGGCGCTGACGCCATCCACGCCTTTCGAAGCGATCTGGGGATTTAACAAAGCGCAGAACTGGGAGGAGTTCCGCGAAGCCGCGCGCGCCTTCCATGTACCGGCCCAAAATCTGCTGTATGCAGATGTGGATGGGAACATCGGTTATCAAATGCCCGGGATGATTCCCATTCGCAAAAATGGCGATGGCACGCTGCCTGTGCCCGGCTGGACGGATGATTTCGAGTGGACGGGATACATTCCATTCGATGAACTGCCCCATACGTTCAATCCCGTCGAAGGATACATTGTCACCGCGAATAACCAGATTCCCCCCGATGACTATCCATATCTCATCACCGCAGATTGGGATTATGGTTTCCGCGCCAGCCGCATTGTGGACATGATCGAAAACGCGCCCGGCAAAATCGATATGCCCTTCATCCAGCACATGCACGCGGATGCACACGATGTGAACGCAGAGATGTTTGTGCCCGTCCTGCTGCAAGGCGAATTTAGGTTTGCGAAACCCAATGAAGCCATTGCCCTTGATGCATTAAGGGGTTGGGACTATCAGAATCGCATCGATTCGACCTCCGCCGCGGTTTTCAACGCGTTCTGGCGGCACCTCCTGCAAAACACCTTCAACGACGAACTGCCCGAGCGCTATCAGGTGGACGGCGGCTCGCGCTGGAACGAGATCATGCGCAAAATGGCACATGACCCGCACGACCCGTTTTGGGATGACGTGTCCACAAGCGCTGTTGTTGAAACCATGAACGACATCATAAAACTGTCATTCGAGCAGGGCGTTGCCGAACTCGAACATCTGCTTGGAAAAGACGTCACGCAATGGCAATGGGGGGACCTGCATGCCGCCACCTTCCGCAACGGCACCCTGGGGGAATCGGGGATCTTCCTGATCGAGGACCTGTTCAACCGCGGACCGTTCCCCACGGGCGGCGGGGATGCGCTGGTCAATGCCACAGGCTGGTCAGTCCAGGACGGCTACGAGACTGACTGGCTGCCATCCATGCGCATGATCGTGGATTTCAGTGATTTGAACAACTCGCTCAGCGTCCACACCACGGGGCAGTCGGGTCATGCCTACCACCCCCATTATATTGACATGACTCCGCTCTGGGCAAATGTGGAGTATTACCCCATGTGGTGGGAGCTGGATTCCGTCGTCGATCATGCGGAAGGGCATTTGAGGTTGATACCGTAAAAAAACAGGCTGTCACTTTTGACGTGGCAGCCTGTTTTTTTACATAAGCGGGCGTCTCAAGGCGCCCGCTTTCCATTTAATATCCATGCGAGAAAACCAAAGAATATGATCCCCGCATAGTTGGCAAACAGGTCTTTAAACGAAGCCTCCCGCCCGCGGATAAAGGCTTGGGAGGCTTCCTCGACCGTAAATATAAAACCGAGGATCAAACCAACGGAAACGGCGATCCAGGCTGGGTCGCGGGAGGGATGCGCCTGGAGCAGGCTGGCAGTCAGCAGAAAGCTGAGCACCCCGACGAGTAAAAAATGTCCGAGCTTGTCTCCATAGGGGATCAAGTGCAGGAGCCTTAACCTGCCCTGCATATATCCCAGATCGGCAAGAATGATGATCGTGGTCAGAAAAAACGCAAAAACGACCGTCAGCCATTTCATAAGGAGCCCGGGCGGATTTATTCAATATTGCGCCGATTCGCAGCGTATTCGATCACAAGCACCAGGGCAACGCCCAGAATCATGAATCCAAGCGCCAGCATGACTTCACCATTAAAGGCCGACGGAATAAAATTCATCTCGCGAACGAATGACTCATGGACAGGTTCAAGGATTTTCCAGGGCCAGACCTTGCGTAGCGATCCGAGCATGAAACCCATCAGGATGGATACGACAAGATCGTGGTTTTTGTTCAACATCCAACGCAGCAAACGGACAAAAGCAAGCAGACCGACGACCGCGCCTGCGCCAACCAGCGCAATCGTCACCAGATCAAAATTCTTCACTGCCCCAAGAACATAGGCGTATTTTCCCAAAAGCACGAGGATAAATGCGCCGGATATGCCCGGCAATATCATGGCGCAGATGGCGACGGCGCCGCTCAGAAAAAGCAGGAGCGGGGTATGGGGCGTTTCAGAAGGTGTTAACCCAACGAGGATGTAGGCTCCAAGCGTGGCAGCCGCTGCAGCCAGAATATTCACCCCACTCCACGAAGCGACGCGCCTGCGGACAGTCACAATCGAGGCGACGATCAGCCCGAAGAAAAATGACCAGATAAATACGGGTTTATTTTCCAGCGCCCAGTGCAGGGCGTTCGCCAGGGTCAGGATTGCCGCACCGATACCCAGGGCAAGCGCAAGCAAAAATTTCCAGGGAAAATCGGCAAAGGCTTCGCGCCATTTGAAAGTGAGAATGCGGCGGATGAAATTCAGATCAACGGCATGGATCGAGGCGAGTAGTTCATCGTAGATGCCGAGGATAAATGCCATTGTGCCGCCCGATACACCGGGCACGACATCCGCCGCGCCCATCGCAAATCCGCGCGCGCTGATCCAGAAATATTCCAATAATGTTCTTTTTTTAGTGGTGTTTTGTTCCATAACTTTATTTCACCTTTAGAGTATTTGAAGGAATTCATGCATGGACCAACTGCCCCCTGCCAGAAGGAAACCAAAGTAAATAACCGTCAGGAGATTTGAAAGATTTCCCAACACAAAAAAAACCCCATCCCGCTGTATCATCCCAAGGGAAAGAAAAACGAGGGCAAGCGCGGGAAGGGTATTACTGAATGGGATAAAACCAAACGGAGCCATCAGAAGGACAGCTGCAAAGATAAACGACAGATTATTCAAAACCGTCATCGCGCCATCGGTTGTCAAGCCGCTCAGGCGGTGCGGATGGCTGATATTTTCGAGGCGGTGAAACCAGACCAGTGCTTTTTTGAAACCTTGCCGCAGTTTATCAGCAGAAAGTCTGCGGATGGCAATCTTTTCCGGCAGCCACAATTTGCGGGAGAACAGCCGAGTCATGCCGATCAACAAAATAGCAGACCCAAAGACCGTACTTACACCGGGGATCGAGACCGGCACGAGGAAAACGAGTGAGAGAAAGACCGTTAATAGCAACAGACTATCCGCGCCAACAATGTCCATGATCTCGACAAGCGTCACTTCGGTTGGGGGTAATTTTTCGATGATGAGTTCGATCTTTTCACCAAGCGATTCGGTTTGAAGACCGGGTTCATCGCTGGTTGATATAACTACATTATCCACAGAGATTCTCTCCTATTGAACATCCATCCGCCAGTCACAATTTTGACCGGCGAAGTATACGCCGTTCTTCGATAACATGCAACGGAGAAAACCTTCCACAGACAGGTGTTATGAACGGACAAGCCAGTTCCCTGCCAGCAAAATCAGGGCGCTTCCGAACGCGCCCAGGCCGAGGTCCAACATCCCAAACATGTACAGCCCCCAGCCGCTGATCATAGCGGCCGCCTGCCCCAGCGCAAACCCAAAGATGCTCAAGCTAACGTAAAAAAGCAGGCGCCAGCCGTTTCCGCCGCGCCAGATATGAAAGAGCACGCCGATCAATACGGCAACGACCAGCCCGAATAGAATGGTTGGGAATGTCATGTTACGGGTGTAGATATTTTGCAAAGAAATCCGTGATCGCGTTGTAACAAACCACGCGGTTTTCGTATTTCAGGACATCGTGTCCTTCATCCTCGAAGATGAGCAGTTCGATGGGCTTGCCTTTCGACTTCAACTCACGCACAAGGTCTTCCGACTCTGCCGCCACCACACGCGGATCATTCCTTCCCTGAATGACGAGCATAGGCGCGACCATGTTGTGCAGATGCGTCTTGGGCGAACGCTCGATCAAGTCGGCACGTTCTTCGGGCTTGTCGATATCGCCGATGGCAAGTTTGAAATACGGCTTCCACGTTTCAGGGATGCGCTCGGAAAAGGTCACCAGATCATACGGACCGAACATATCACACGAGGCTTTCCACAAATCAGGGTGCAAACCTGCCTGCATGAGGGTCATGTATCCGCCATAGGAACGTCCAACGACAGCGGCACGATTCACGTCGAGGCGCTTGTCATTCGGCAGGGTTTTCGTCATCGCGTGGACGTGGTCGAGCCTGTCCTTGCCGCCCCAGTCACGGTCAACATGTTTGGTGTAGGAAAGTCCATAGCCCGTGGAGCCGCGCACATTCGGGACGAAGACGGCAAATCCGCGCAGGGTGAGGAATTGGATGAGCGGCATCGAGAACCACGCAAAGTTCGGGCGTTCCTGTCCCTGCGGACCGCCGTGAATGTAGCACACCAGCGGGCGCGGGCCTTTGAATCCGAGCGCTTTGGCGGGGCAGTAAAGCCGGGCAGAAACCCGCAAGCCATCATGCGAGGTGAAAGAGGCGTCTTCACCTTTGGAGAGTAACGCATCTGGGATTCCTAAAATTTTCTCATTGGTGTGCAGAAACAAGTTCGCGCGCTGCTTGCCTTCGATGGAATAGATCTGCGTCGGCGAGATGGCAGTGCAAAGCGAAAAGGTGAAAATATCTTCGACCTTGTCGTAATCCAAATGTTCGAGCGTGCCGCCATCGAACGGTTCCCGCCCAATCAAAACATGCTTGACCTTGAATTCCAATTTCTCTTCGTTGAATGTACATTCATACGCCCACGAACAACCGTCAATGTTGAAGGTGAGCGTGAAAAGGTCGTCATGGACATGCCCAATCGCATCCATTTCGCCGATGCCTTTGTGTACCAGTCCCTTGATGCTGATCGGCTTCAACACACCCGGCTTCCTGGGTGAGATATAACCCGGGCTGTAGGTATCTTCAAAAACAGAACTGCTGGTGATAACACCCTTGCCCGAAGGCGAGAACACAGCGCTGCCCAAGCCGTTCAACGGAACCTGCTCGCCCGGCCTGCGGTCTTCCATTAATTTGCCGTAGAGCGTTTCCAGCCTGCCCTT of Anaerolineales bacterium contains these proteins:
- the tatC gene encoding twin-arginine translocase subunit TatC yields the protein MRNFFSALRRGIISVFRFLFKVITFPFRLVFNVLAFPFRKIYQFHKFLHTEPEERPIADVFADLVTKADTRQLLWDQVEALRGHLLRSVIVLAGVVIAAFWVAQDIMEYLSAPIGGLENLQAIQVTEEIGVFMRVSMSVGIAVAFPYIAFEIWLFAAPGLKPREKKMGLAGIPFASLLFLTGMAFTFFVLLPAALPFLGGFTKISEFWAAREYFSFVTGLMFWIGIFFEFPLVIYVLSFMGLVKPAVLAQQWRLAIVIISIIAAAITPTIDPINMGLVMIPMILLYFISIGLGYIAQAGRKQRDAEAQADAANEGTG
- a CDS encoding DUF368 domain-containing protein, with product MEQNTTKKRTLLEYFWISARGFAMGAADVVPGVSGGTMAFILGIYDELLASIHAVDLNFIRRILTFKWREAFADFPWKFLLALALGIGAAILTLANALHWALENKPVFIWSFFFGLIVASIVTVRRRVASWSGVNILAAAAATLGAYILVGLTPSETPHTPLLLFLSGAVAICAMILPGISGAFILVLLGKYAYVLGAVKNFDLVTIALVGAGAVVGLLAFVRLLRWMLNKNHDLVVSILMGFMLGSLRKVWPWKILEPVHESFVREMNFIPSAFNGEVMLALGFMILGVALVLVIEYAANRRNIE
- a CDS encoding prolyl oligopeptidase family serine peptidase; this encodes MNYHIESLLSARLFVVPQFAEERIYFLSNLSGHLSLYAMYHGGSVPEPLLPPHIALQNPELIGGHSFYAIPELDTILVMIDNNGDENYQPMLISLEGGFPVPAFDNFFKDYRVHLGECDRAKGIVYLGAERRDRPWHELYRGNLKTGELTMIAESEFGFGVADHSRDHSKLLLGTGYSVGDGVLCLWNKGRLETLYGKLMEDRRPGEQVPLNGLGSAVFSPSGKGVITSSSVFEDTYSPGYISPRKPGVLKPISIKGLVHKGIGEMDAIGHVHDDLFTLTFNIDGCSWAYECTFNEEKLEFKVKHVLIGREPFDGGTLEHLDYDKVEDIFTFSLCTAISPTQIYSIEGKQRANLFLHTNEKILGIPDALLSKGEDASFTSHDGLRVSARLYCPAKALGFKGPRPLVCYIHGGPQGQERPNFAWFSMPLIQFLTLRGFAVFVPNVRGSTGYGLSYTKHVDRDWGGKDRLDHVHAMTKTLPNDKRLDVNRAAVVGRSYGGYMTLMQAGLHPDLWKASCDMFGPYDLVTFSERIPETWKPYFKLAIGDIDKPEERADLIERSPKTHLHNMVAPMLVIQGRNDPRVVAAESEDLVRELKSKGKPIELLIFEDEGHDVLKYENRVVCYNAITDFFAKYLHP
- a CDS encoding exopolysaccharide biosynthesis protein, translated to MDNVVISTSDEPGLQTESLGEKIELIIEKLPPTEVTLVEIMDIVGADSLLLLTVFLSLVFLVPVSIPGVSTVFGSAILLIGMTRLFSRKLWLPEKIAIRRLSADKLRQGFKKALVWFHRLENISHPHRLSGLTTDGAMTVLNNLSFIFAAVLLMAPFGFIPFSNTLPALALVFLSLGMIQRDGVFFVLGNLSNLLTVIYFGFLLAGGSWSMHEFLQIL
- the nusB gene encoding transcription antitermination factor NusB → MKPRTRARSIALQVLYETDIANHLPGDVLKTRLEDTLLADDLAEFAGKIVFGVLPLTKDLDQLIAKYAPEWPLDQIAAIDRNILRIAFWEFAVSRETPVKVAINEAVELAKLFGSDSAPRFVNGVLGTLAEHENEIHQIIKNRIAQEAKLES
- a CDS encoding VanZ family protein produces the protein MKWLTVVFAFFLTTIIILADLGYMQGRLRLLHLIPYGDKLGHFLLVGVLSFLLTASLLQAHPSRDPAWIAVSVGLILGFIFTVEEASQAFIRGREASFKDLFANYAGIIFFGFLAWILNGKRAP
- a CDS encoding penicillin acylase family protein, whose protein sequence is MKKAGRLIVRILVGGLILILIAAAGGAYYFKSHLPNKVAGQSFPQIDGEVKLDGLDGPVDIYRDQMGIPHIHASTSHDLFFAQGYVHAQERFWQMDTWRHIGSGELSKMFGSGQVETDSFLRTLGWRQIAEAEWEGLSPQSRAILQAYADGVNAYLKDHKGTALSLEYAILGLLSPDYELEAWTPIHSLTWGKAMAWDLRGNMGAEIERAVLLNTLTPEQVAQLYPSYPDDHPVIVNTLVDVQSTNVQQDGQSPNFDYTSLPLEALAYNASLLDPVLGAWSDGIGSNSWAVSGTFTDTGMPYLANDPHLGIQMPSIWYQIGLHCMEKTAACPFEVTGFSFAGVPGLIIGHNDRIAWGFTNTGPDVMDLFIEKVNPENPDQYEANGQWVDFEIREETIQVVGGEAVTTTVRSTRHGPVISDAYGPLKDQGSPKDEEFEAFRDRAGVDLPENYVIALAWTALTPSTPFEAIWGFNKAQNWEEFREAARAFHVPAQNLLYADVDGNIGYQMPGMIPIRKNGDGTLPVPGWTDDFEWTGYIPFDELPHTFNPVEGYIVTANNQIPPDDYPYLITADWDYGFRASRIVDMIENAPGKIDMPFIQHMHADAHDVNAEMFVPVLLQGEFRFAKPNEAIALDALRGWDYQNRIDSTSAAVFNAFWRHLLQNTFNDELPERYQVDGGSRWNEIMRKMAHDPHDPFWDDVSTSAVVETMNDIIKLSFEQGVAELEHLLGKDVTQWQWGDLHAATFRNGTLGESGIFLIEDLFNRGPFPTGGGDALVNATGWSVQDGYETDWLPSMRMIVDFSDLNNSLSVHTTGQSGHAYHPHYIDMTPLWANVEYYPMWWELDSVVDHAEGHLRLIP